Part of the Acidimicrobiales bacterium genome, GCTTCAACGTCTACGCCCGGGAGGTCGAGTCCGCGATCGCCGAGCACCCAGCGGTCGCCACGGCCGCCGTCTTCGGAGTTCCGGACGAGAAGTGGGGCGAAGCAGTGCGCGCCGTAGTTGTCGTCCGGGACGGCGCCGAGGTGACCGATCAGGAGCTCAAGGACCTCGTGCGGGCACGGAAAGGCCCGATCGTCTCGCCGAAGGCCATCGAGTTCCGCAGCCAGGTGCCGCTCACCCCGCTCGGCAAGCCCGACAAGGCGGCACTGCGCCGGGAGTATTGGCAGGAGCACGAACGGAACGTGCATTGACCCATGAGGAAATCATGAACATCCCGCAGATCATCTCCGTCGACGACCACGTCGTCGAGCCCCCCACTCTCTGGTCCGATCGCCTGCCGGCCAGCCTGGTCGAGCGAGGCCCGCGGGTCGTCAGCGCGCCGTACGAGATGGTCCCTGAGGGCCGCCACGCCTTCCGCATGGCGACCTCGGGCCCCGAGACCGACTTCTGGGTCTACGACGGCGTCGTCAGCGGCATCGACACCGCGTCGGCCGCCGCCGGGCTGGAGGGGGCGGACATCGCCACTCGACCGATCAGCTACGCGGAGATGCGTCCGGGCTGCTACGACCGCGATGCCCGGATGGAGGACATGTCGGCGGGCGGCATCGAGCGCTCCCTGTGCTTCCCGACGGTCCCGAGGTTCTGCGGCCAGACGTTCCTCGAAGCCGAGGACAAGGACCTCGCCCTGCTGTGCGTGCTCGCCTACAACGACTGGACGGTGGAGGAGTGGGCCGGCGGGAGCGGCGGCCGCCTGGTCCCCCTCTGCCTCGTCCCGCTCTGGGACCCGGAGCTGGCCGCGGCCGAGGTCCGCCGGAACGCAGAGCGAGGCGTGCGGGCGGTGGCGTTCAGCGAGCTGCCGCAGTACCTGGGGCTTCCCAGCCTCCACGACGCCGATCGGCGCTGGGATCCCCTCCTCCGGGCGTGCGACGAGACCGGGACCGTCATGTGCATGCACATCGGCTCGGCCTCCCGGCTCGTCACCACTGCGGACGACGCCCCGCTGGCTGCCCAGGTCGCCCTGCTGTCGGTCAACTCGCAGCTCTGCCTCACCGACTGGCTCATCTCCGGCGTACTGGCCCGCTTCCCCAACCTGAAGGTGGCGCTTTCGGAGGCCCAGGTCGGGTGGATGCCGTTCCTGCTCCAGCGTCTCGACATCATCTGGGAGCGCCACGCCGGGACGCTCGCCGCCCTCGACCCCGTCATCACCCGGCCCCCGAGCTCCTATGTCCAGGGCCGCGTCTACGGATGCGTCGTCGACGACGACTTCGGCATCCGCTCCCACGACGCGATCGGTCTCGAGCAGATCACCTACGAGAGCGACTACCCGCACATGGACAGCACCTGGCCCGACACACGCGAGCAGGCGGCCCGGGCCCTGGCCGGCCTCTCGGCCGAGCAGGTCCACATGGTTCTCCGGGGCAACGCCATCGACCTGTTCCAGCTCCCCGCCGAGCTGCCCGTCGCCTGAGATGGATCTCCGCCTGAACGACAAGGTCGTCATCGTGACCGGCGGCACCGGCGGGATCGGCCGGGGCCTCACCACCGCCTTCGCGGCCGAGGGCGCTGCCGTCGTGGTCGCCGCCCGCGACGTCGATGCGGCGACGGACATCGCCGCCGCGACGGACGGCACCGTCACAGTGGCCGAGTGCGACGTCACCGATCCGGCCTCGGTCCGCGAGATGGTCGACCTCACCCGCCAGACCCATGGTCCCGTCGACGTGCTCGTGAACAACGCCGGCGGGGCCACGGGGCGCTCGAAGGTGGCCGAGCTCACCGCCGAGCACCGCACCGCGCAGATCAGACTGAACATCGACGGGGTCGTGAACTGCACGCAGGCCGTCGCTCCCGACATGCTGGGGCGCGGCTCGGGCAGCGTGGTGAACATCAGCTCCAACGCGTCGCTCTCGGGCGAGGCGGCCGAGGGCTGCGTCCACTACGGCAGTTGCAAGGCGTTCGTCAACGCCTTCAGCCGAGGCCTGGCCTGGGAGTGGGGCCCCGCCGGTGTGCGGGTCAACGTCATCAGCCCCGGCTGGATCGTGCCCCACGACGGAGCCGCCCTCAGCGAACGCAGCATCTGGCGCGACCAGTTCGGACCGACCGGGCGCGCTCGCCATCTCGAGGCGGCCGCGACCCAAGGCTCACTCCCCAACATCAGCACCCTGCCCATTCGCCGCGTCGGGCGACCCGAAGACGTCGCCCACCTCGCCCTGTTCCTGGCGTCCGATGTCTCCAGCTACATCACGGGCCAGCTCGTGAGCGTCAGCGGGGGCGCGGTCATGCCCAGCTGAACCCATCACGATCGGAGCCCATCCATGAACGTCGAAGATCTCGTCCTGGTGAGCGTCGACGACCACGTCATCGAGCCACCCGACGTGTTCGCTCGCCACGTGCCCGAGCGCTGGCAGGACCAGCGGCCCGTGCAGGTCGAGCAGCCCGACGGGACCATCGTCTGGCGCTACCAGGGTGAAGAAGCCGCCACCCTGGCGCTCAACGCCGTGGTCGGCCGCAGCCCCGAGGAGCTCGGCTACGAGCCCACGAGCTACGACGAGATCCGCAAGGGATGCTACGACGTCACCGAACGCGTGCGCGACATGGATGCCGGCGGCGTGCTCGGTTCCCTGTGCTTCCCCTCCTTCCCGGGCTTCGCCGGGCGGCTGTTCGCGACGGCACCCGACAAGGCGATCAGCGAGGTCATGGTCCGCGCCTACAACGACTGGCACGTCCACGAGTGGTGTGGCGCCGCCCCAGGGCGCTTCATCCCGCTCGGCATCGGGCCGCTCTGGGATCCCCACGTGCTCGCGGCCGAGGTCCGCCGGCTGGCCGAGCTGGATTGTCACGCCGTCACGTTCTCCGAGAACCCCGACCGGCTCGGCCTACCGAGCCTCCACAGCGACACCTGGGACCCGTTCTGGGCGGCGTGCAGCGACGTCGGCACCGTCCCGTGCATTCACATCGGCTCGTCCTCGGAGCTCACCATGACCTCGATGGACGCGCCGGTCGACGTCGTCACGACCCTGGCGCCGTTCGCGATCATGAAGTGCGCGACCGACCTCGTCTGGTCGCCGATCTTCCGGAAGTTCCCCGACCTGAGGATCGCCTTGTCGGAGGGCGGCATCGGCTGGGTCCCCTACCTGCTCGACCGCGTCGACCGCACCTACAAGCGGCACCGCTACTGGACCGGCCAGGACTTCGGCGACCGTCTGCCGAGCGAGGTGTTCCGCGAGCACGTCGTCACCTGCTTCATCCAGGACCCGGTCGGCCTCGCCAACCGGCACGCCATCGGTGTCGAGAACATCACCTGGGAGTGCGACTACCCCCACGGCGACTCCATCTGGCCCTACAGCCCCGAGGAGCTCCTTCTCGAGGCCGACGGCCTCTCCGACGAGGAGATCGACCTCATCACCCACCGCAACGCCATGAGGATCTTCCGCTTCGACCCCTTCGCCGTCCGGCCCCGGGAGGCCTGCACCGTGGGCGCCCTGCGGGCCCAGGCCGCACGATCGAACGTCGACACGGCCGAGCACCGCACTGGCATCCGGCGCGGCAAACCCGGCCAGACGATGGAACAGGTGATCGCCCAGACCAACGTCTGAGCGCCCTCAGCCCGCCCACCCCCAAGGAGCGAAACAGATGCCCGTCGTGCTGTCCGAACTCGTCGACCCCACCACCACCGCCCTCGTCACGTGCGAGCTCCAGCGCGGGGTCGTCGGCGATCTCGCACCCTCGCCCGAGCTGGTCGAGGTCTGCCGCGAAACCAGGCTGGTGGAGACCGCCGCCGCCCTGTGCACGGCGGCCCGTGCCTGCGGCGCCCGCGTCGTGCATGCCGTGGTCGAGCTGCGCGGCGACCGAGCCGGCCTGAGCATCAACAACCCGATGATGGCGATGGTCACGAAGAATCCCGCTCAGGTGCGGCAAGGCACACCCGCAGCCGACCTCGTGCCCGAGCTCGGACCGGAGCCGGAGGACATCGAGATCCGCCGGATCCACGGCCTCACCCCCTTCACGAGCACCTCCCTCGACCAGGTGCTCCGGAACCTGGGCGTTCGGACCGTGGTTCCCGTCGGCGTCTCGCTCAACGAGGCGCTGCTCGGCCTCTGCCTGTCCGCGGCCGACCTCGGCTATCGCATCGCCCTGCCCACCGACGCCGTCGCCGGGCACCCCATGGAGTACGGCCGCGACGTGCTCCAGCACACCCTCGCCTACCTCTCGAACCTGACGACGAGCGGGGCCATCATCGAGGCCTGGCGCAGCGGAGAGAGCCCGGCACCTCAGAGGAGCACCACATGACCCGGCAGTTTCCGCGCAACGAGATCGACGAGGCGTTCCAGCACTACTGGAAGGTCGGCTGCGTCGACGAGGACTGGGTGGCATGGACCGACCTCTTCGTCCCCGACGTCCACTACGTCGACCACTTCTGGGGCCCGCTACGAGGCCGCAAGCAGGTCGACGTGTGGATCCACGCCGTGATGAAAGGCGTGCCCGAGATCTACACCGTCCTCGACTGGTACGCCATCGACGGCAACCGCGTCGTCTTCCGCCTGCAGAACCGGCGCGACAACCCGAGCGCCGACGGCCCGCCCTACTTCGACTTCCCGGGCCTCAGTGTCATCACCTACGCCGGCGACGGTCTGTGGGCGAGCGAAGAGGACTACTGGGACCGCACCGGCGCGCGCCGCACGTCCGAGGAGTACGCAGCGGCATGCGATCGCTCCGGGCCGACGACCCCCGAGTCACGCATGACGCGCCGGTTCTGGCCCGACGGCCCGGCCTGGGCCCGTTCGGACGATCCGCCGCAGCCGTCCTGGCTCGACCGCGAGGACCTGCCGGCGATCACCAAGCCTCGGGAGCTTCAGGAGCTCCTCGCCCGCGTCATCGCGTGATGCAGCCAGCGTCGCCCTTTCCACCCGAGGAGGTGGGCCGACGCCGGGAGCTCGTGAGGGCCGAGGCGGTGATGGGAACGTGCCCGCTGCCGCGGTTGCTGGATGCAGCCGAAGAGGTCTTCGGTCGCAAGGGGTTCCACGAGGCGACCCTGAAGGAGGTCGCGGAGCTGGCGGAGCTCTCGGTCGGGTCGGAGTGCTCGTTCTTCGACAGCAAGGAGGAGCTGTTTCGGCAGGTCTTCGTCCGGCTGGCTGCGGAGCTCATGCCGTCGATCCGTGCCATCCTCGACGATGAGGGCGCGGGACCGGTCGAGCAGCTCCACGCTCTGATCGACTGCGAGATGGGCTTGCTCCGCCGGCATCCCCGGATCGGGCGGCTCTTCCTGCGTTGCACGAGCGCCGGGTTGCAGGCGACCGACCGGGACATCGACCTGGTGGTGCACGGCCGGCGCGAGGAGGCGGTGCGCCTCCGGGCATCGCTGTTCGAGCGGGGGCAGGCGGCGGGCGTGTTTCGTCGGGGCGATCCCGAGGTGTTGGCCCATCTGTTCAGCGGGATGATGTCCGCCTATCAGGCCATGGACCCCGCCGTGGTGTCCGACGATCCTGACGCTGGTGCACGCTCGTCGCAGGCTGAGCTGCACGAGATCGTCGCCAGCGCCTTCGTCGTCGGCTGATACCCGCGCTCGGCGACTTCACCGCTGGCGCCAGCGCTTGGGCCGATCCAGACACGGGAGCGCATCAACTCGTACCGCGCCAGTGGAGGGGCGGCCGCCGTACGCGCCCATCCCCGACGAGCCATCACGGAACCGCTCGACTCGCCTACGTGAAGAAGGGCGGGTAGACGACGTCGAGGCCGACCAGGGCCGTGCCCAGGGCACTCAGGTGCCGGTGCGAGAACATGAGGTGTTGACGTGACGCCTCGACGTCACCGAGAGCCCGGAGCAGCGGACTCCCGACGTACGCCGCTGCGCTCCCCCCGAGTTGGTGCGCCGCCGAGGTCGTCTCCACGCTGACGTCGCTCGCGTGCAGGCACGCCACGTAGATCC contains:
- a CDS encoding TetR/AcrR family transcriptional regulator, which gives rise to MGTCPLPRLLDAAEEVFGRKGFHEATLKEVAELAELSVGSECSFFDSKEELFRQVFVRLAAELMPSIRAILDDEGAGPVEQLHALIDCEMGLLRRHPRIGRLFLRCTSAGLQATDRDIDLVVHGRREEAVRLRASLFERGQAAGVFRRGDPEVLAHLFSGMMSAYQAMDPAVVSDDPDAGARSSQAELHEIVASAFVVG
- a CDS encoding amidohydrolase family protein; its protein translation is MNIPQIISVDDHVVEPPTLWSDRLPASLVERGPRVVSAPYEMVPEGRHAFRMATSGPETDFWVYDGVVSGIDTASAAAGLEGADIATRPISYAEMRPGCYDRDARMEDMSAGGIERSLCFPTVPRFCGQTFLEAEDKDLALLCVLAYNDWTVEEWAGGSGGRLVPLCLVPLWDPELAAAEVRRNAERGVRAVAFSELPQYLGLPSLHDADRRWDPLLRACDETGTVMCMHIGSASRLVTTADDAPLAAQVALLSVNSQLCLTDWLISGVLARFPNLKVALSEAQVGWMPFLLQRLDIIWERHAGTLAALDPVITRPPSSYVQGRVYGCVVDDDFGIRSHDAIGLEQITYESDYPHMDSTWPDTREQAARALAGLSAEQVHMVLRGNAIDLFQLPAELPVA
- a CDS encoding nuclear transport factor 2 family protein, whose product is MTRQFPRNEIDEAFQHYWKVGCVDEDWVAWTDLFVPDVHYVDHFWGPLRGRKQVDVWIHAVMKGVPEIYTVLDWYAIDGNRVVFRLQNRRDNPSADGPPYFDFPGLSVITYAGDGLWASEEDYWDRTGARRTSEEYAAACDRSGPTTPESRMTRRFWPDGPAWARSDDPPQPSWLDREDLPAITKPRELQELLARVIA
- a CDS encoding amidohydrolase family protein, translated to MNVEDLVLVSVDDHVIEPPDVFARHVPERWQDQRPVQVEQPDGTIVWRYQGEEAATLALNAVVGRSPEELGYEPTSYDEIRKGCYDVTERVRDMDAGGVLGSLCFPSFPGFAGRLFATAPDKAISEVMVRAYNDWHVHEWCGAAPGRFIPLGIGPLWDPHVLAAEVRRLAELDCHAVTFSENPDRLGLPSLHSDTWDPFWAACSDVGTVPCIHIGSSSELTMTSMDAPVDVVTTLAPFAIMKCATDLVWSPIFRKFPDLRIALSEGGIGWVPYLLDRVDRTYKRHRYWTGQDFGDRLPSEVFREHVVTCFIQDPVGLANRHAIGVENITWECDYPHGDSIWPYSPEELLLEADGLSDEEIDLITHRNAMRIFRFDPFAVRPREACTVGALRAQAARSNVDTAEHRTGIRRGKPGQTMEQVIAQTNV
- a CDS encoding isochorismatase family protein — its product is MPVVLSELVDPTTTALVTCELQRGVVGDLAPSPELVEVCRETRLVETAAALCTAARACGARVVHAVVELRGDRAGLSINNPMMAMVTKNPAQVRQGTPAADLVPELGPEPEDIEIRRIHGLTPFTSTSLDQVLRNLGVRTVVPVGVSLNEALLGLCLSAADLGYRIALPTDAVAGHPMEYGRDVLQHTLAYLSNLTTSGAIIEAWRSGESPAPQRSTT
- a CDS encoding SDR family oxidoreductase; the protein is MDLRLNDKVVIVTGGTGGIGRGLTTAFAAEGAAVVVAARDVDAATDIAAATDGTVTVAECDVTDPASVREMVDLTRQTHGPVDVLVNNAGGATGRSKVAELTAEHRTAQIRLNIDGVVNCTQAVAPDMLGRGSGSVVNISSNASLSGEAAEGCVHYGSCKAFVNAFSRGLAWEWGPAGVRVNVISPGWIVPHDGAALSERSIWRDQFGPTGRARHLEAAATQGSLPNISTLPIRRVGRPEDVAHLALFLASDVSSYITGQLVSVSGGAVMPS